One window of Dehalobacterium formicoaceticum genomic DNA carries:
- a CDS encoding DVU0298 family protein, with the protein MTQKERIYQLLAKEAFDQLLVLFDQKPNMIRKYATMAAYHLDEGFRKKSIDFFGYLSEKRAVAQPEYFREIMRRHLWGMNEESGNIDWSAPEIIGAIVAAQPDLFKEFAPIMIEAALCEPVFHQGMLKAVERMAAKDERLIEYHLPRLKELKQRWH; encoded by the coding sequence ATGACTCAGAAGGAAAGGATCTATCAATTATTGGCAAAGGAAGCTTTTGATCAATTATTGGTGTTGTTTGATCAAAAACCTAATATGATACGGAAATATGCCACGATGGCAGCTTATCATCTGGATGAAGGATTTCGCAAGAAGTCGATTGATTTTTTTGGCTACCTGTCAGAGAAAAGAGCAGTTGCCCAGCCGGAATATTTCCGGGAAATTATGCGGCGGCATCTATGGGGCATGAATGAGGAAAGCGGCAATATTGACTGGTCCGCTCCGGAAATTATTGGGGCCATCGTTGCTGCTCAGCCAGACCTGTTTAAGGAATTTGCGCCTATTATGATCGAAGCCGCTCTTTGTGAACCTGTTTTTCATCAGGGAATGCTGAAAGCTGTGGAGAGAATGGCAGCCAAAGATGAGAGGCTGATTGAATATCATCTGCCACGGCTGAAAGAACTGAAGCAACGGTGGCATTAA
- a CDS encoding aminotransferase class I/II-fold pyridoxal phosphate-dependent enzyme: MSTFMVASHAENKGASPDPIFAVAMAARKAALQVGREKVVNASIGALYDDQEQFATFKTVVDHLKQMAPEELMNYAPIAGIPEFLQASIDVTFQGNMPEGTFARAVATPGGTGGLRHVFKNYLEAGQKVLIPDWHWGNYRNIASEQDRSYDTYSLFDENNQLNVPNIRDKVKATLKEQNHLVLLFNTPGHNPTGYSLTESDWTQVLDLLKECAEDKSKKITLLLDIAYIDYAGKADETRRFFRLFHHLPQNLLVTIAYSMSKSFLVYGLRSGALIGLSSSEEVVNEFAQVNTGSNRGVWSNGTRCAQRLLADVMQNPDLRAAIDAERDASQELLANRAAIFINEAQEIGLKTFPYHSGFFITLPAAAPAASLKKLTEDYIFATGTGQGIRIAICATPTHKIPGIAKKFKEAL, encoded by the coding sequence ATGTCAACTTTTATGGTTGCTTCTCATGCTGAAAACAAGGGGGCTAGTCCTGACCCTATTTTTGCCGTTGCCATGGCTGCACGTAAGGCGGCGCTGCAAGTAGGAAGGGAGAAGGTTGTTAATGCTTCCATTGGCGCATTATATGATGATCAGGAACAATTCGCTACCTTTAAAACCGTAGTAGATCATTTGAAGCAAATGGCACCGGAAGAATTAATGAATTATGCACCGATTGCCGGAATCCCCGAATTTTTACAAGCATCCATTGATGTAACTTTTCAAGGGAACATGCCGGAAGGTACTTTTGCCCGGGCGGTAGCCACTCCCGGAGGAACGGGTGGCTTGCGTCACGTATTTAAAAATTATCTGGAGGCTGGTCAAAAAGTACTGATTCCTGACTGGCATTGGGGAAATTATAGAAACATCGCCTCAGAGCAGGATCGAAGCTACGATACTTATTCATTATTTGATGAAAATAACCAATTGAATGTTCCCAACATCCGGGACAAGGTCAAAGCAACGCTGAAAGAACAAAATCATTTAGTTCTGCTTTTTAACACCCCCGGCCATAATCCCACCGGATACAGTTTAACGGAATCAGACTGGACTCAAGTGCTTGATTTATTAAAAGAATGTGCCGAGGACAAAAGCAAAAAGATCACCTTGCTGTTAGATATCGCCTATATTGATTACGCCGGTAAAGCTGATGAAACAAGGAGATTTTTCCGCCTGTTCCACCACCTGCCCCAAAATCTCTTGGTGACTATTGCTTACAGCATGTCCAAATCTTTTTTAGTCTATGGTTTGCGTTCCGGGGCATTGATCGGCCTAAGTTCTTCGGAAGAAGTGGTGAATGAATTTGCCCAGGTCAATACCGGTTCCAACCGGGGCGTCTGGTCTAACGGTACCCGGTGTGCCCAGAGATTGCTGGCAGACGTGATGCAGAATCCTGACCTTAGGGCCGCAATCGACGCAGAAAGAGATGCTTCCCAGGAATTGTTGGCTAACAGAGCGGCCATCTTTATAAATGAAGCCCAAGAAATAGGGTTAAAAACCTTTCCCTACCACAGTGGTTTCTTTATTACCCTTCCGGCAGCCGCTCCCGCAGCAAGTTTGAAAAAATTAACCGAGGATTATATTTTCGCTACCGGCACCGGCCAGGGAATTCGCATTGCCATTTGCGCAACTCCAACACACAAAATTCCCGGTATTGCAAAAAAATTCAAGGAAGCCCTTTAA
- the serC gene encoding 3-phosphoserine/phosphohydroxythreonine transaminase, which produces MTWNRVYNFSAGPSMLPESVLEKAAAEMMNYQGSGMSVMEMSHRSKTYLSIIENAEERLRNLMHIPDTFTVLFLQGGASQQFAMIPMNIMTKSKKADYIHTGTWSKKAMAEAKLFGEVHVAASSEDQNFTYIPEQFEFSPDADFVHITTNNTIEGTVFNQLPDTGKIPLIADMSSNILSEEIDVTKFGLIYAGAQKNIGPAGVTVVIMRNDLIGYHREDTPIILRYETHAENQSMYNTPPCYSIYMAGLVFEWLEQLGGIKAMEALNRDKAKIVYDFLDQSNLFTSPVMAKYRSLMNIPFATSSDALDEKFISEAGKQGLSTLKGHRSVGGMRASIYNAMPIEGVRKLVDFMKDFEMKNRS; this is translated from the coding sequence ATGACCTGGAACAGAGTATATAATTTTTCCGCGGGACCTTCAATGCTCCCGGAATCAGTTTTAGAAAAAGCTGCAGCTGAAATGATGAATTATCAAGGAAGCGGCATGTCTGTTATGGAGATGAGCCACCGCTCCAAAACTTATCTCTCCATTATTGAAAATGCAGAAGAAAGACTGCGTAATCTAATGCATATTCCCGATACATTTACCGTCCTCTTTCTGCAAGGAGGGGCCTCCCAGCAATTTGCCATGATTCCCATGAATATCATGACCAAAAGTAAGAAAGCGGATTATATCCATACCGGCACCTGGTCAAAAAAAGCCATGGCGGAAGCAAAGTTGTTTGGGGAAGTGCATGTGGCTGCCTCTTCAGAGGATCAGAATTTTACTTATATTCCCGAACAGTTTGAATTTTCCCCCGATGCGGATTTTGTTCATATCACCACCAACAATACCATTGAAGGTACTGTTTTTAACCAATTGCCTGATACCGGAAAGATCCCCTTGATCGCCGATATGTCCAGCAATATCCTTTCCGAGGAAATTGACGTGACTAAATTTGGCCTGATCTATGCGGGCGCTCAAAAGAATATCGGTCCTGCCGGGGTCACCGTGGTAATTATGCGCAATGATCTTATTGGATATCATCGAGAAGACACACCTATCATCCTGCGCTATGAAACCCATGCCGAAAATCAGTCCATGTATAATACCCCGCCCTGCTATAGCATTTATATGGCGGGACTGGTATTTGAATGGCTGGAGCAATTGGGAGGGATAAAAGCGATGGAAGCCCTTAACCGGGATAAGGCGAAGATTGTTTACGATTTTCTGGATCAATCAAATCTTTTTACCTCACCCGTGATGGCTAAATACCGTTCTTTAATGAATATCCCCTTTGCCACCTCCAGCGACGCTCTTGATGAAAAGTTCATCAGCGAAGCCGGAAAACAGGGTCTGAGTACCCTGAAAGGGCACCGTTCTGTAGGAGGCATGAGAGCCAGTATTTATAATGCCATGCCCATAGAAGGGGTACGTAAGTTAGTCGATTTTATGAAAGATTTTGAAATGAAGAATAGATCATAA
- a CDS encoding DUF3785 family protein encodes MANYQFDFQGKNYQLTEGLCTSLLNNEEKPVQGISVRELLQLLQDHQGVQFDMEYYDQPCVHCGTGKKEKTTAFPFLEYHFFLYTKNDQYVISSLSKEYENSSLNQLLNTGIVDNSFIVMITVCPHCSAYDIEISQCEV; translated from the coding sequence ATGGCAAATTATCAATTCGATTTTCAGGGAAAAAATTATCAACTTACGGAAGGGCTATGCACTTCCTTACTCAATAACGAAGAAAAACCGGTACAGGGAATCTCCGTTAGGGAACTGCTGCAATTGCTCCAAGATCATCAAGGGGTTCAATTCGATATGGAATATTATGATCAGCCTTGTGTCCATTGTGGGACTGGAAAAAAGGAAAAAACCACTGCTTTTCCATTTTTAGAGTATCATTTTTTCCTTTATACCAAGAATGACCAATATGTGATCAGCAGTCTTTCTAAAGAATATGAAAACAGCTCTTTAAATCAACTCCTGAATACCGGCATCGTTGATAACAGCTTTATCGTAATGATTACCGTCTGTCCTCATTGCAGTGCTTACGATATCGAAATCAGTCAATGTGAAGTATAG
- the dinB gene encoding DNA polymerase IV — translation MQPVIFLVDMNAFFISCEMTRNPELKGKPAAVAGNPKKRTGIILAANYEARAQGVKTAMVLHEALRLCPGMLLVPPDHHFYEEKSHQVMDLLAHYSPLIEQNSIDEAWLDMTGTEGLFGKPEDAAEKILSEIKEQLGLWCSVGIATNKFLAKMASEIKKPLGITTLWPNEIESKLWPLPVRSMYGVGKKTAEKLNNMGIHTIDDLAKLDPDRLVKNLGKAGREHHQHANGLDFSPLTPRSSGDMKSIGRSKTLPQDLADLNQAKIILLELTERVGITARKYEKKGNTVQITLKYSDFKIITRQMTIPRTNATLEIYHAGCTLLEENWQAKKPIRLLGISIGGFNPEENPEQMSLFDFAPKPVTGEHNVHNERIDQVMDKIRAKHGMEKIHRGTIQILHAKTGQDKNPDR, via the coding sequence GTGCAACCTGTTATTTTTCTTGTCGATATGAATGCTTTTTTTATCAGCTGTGAAATGACCAGAAATCCTGAGCTGAAAGGTAAACCGGCCGCTGTAGCCGGAAATCCCAAAAAACGCACAGGTATTATTCTGGCAGCAAATTATGAGGCTCGTGCTCAGGGCGTAAAAACCGCCATGGTGCTCCATGAGGCATTGAGACTTTGCCCCGGTATGCTCTTGGTACCTCCGGATCATCATTTCTATGAGGAAAAGTCTCATCAAGTGATGGATCTTCTTGCTCACTACTCACCCCTGATAGAACAAAACAGCATTGATGAAGCCTGGCTTGATATGACTGGTACAGAAGGTCTGTTTGGCAAACCGGAGGATGCTGCCGAAAAAATTTTATCAGAGATCAAAGAACAACTGGGCTTATGGTGCTCCGTAGGTATTGCCACAAACAAATTCCTGGCCAAAATGGCCTCAGAAATAAAAAAGCCTCTTGGTATCACTACCTTGTGGCCAAATGAAATTGAAAGTAAGCTTTGGCCCCTGCCGGTGCGATCCATGTACGGAGTGGGTAAAAAAACTGCTGAAAAATTAAATAATATGGGGATTCATACCATTGATGATCTGGCTAAATTGGATCCGGATCGATTGGTTAAAAATTTGGGCAAGGCGGGACGGGAGCACCACCAACATGCCAACGGTTTGGATTTTTCCCCTTTAACACCCCGTTCTTCGGGAGACATGAAATCCATCGGCCGCTCCAAAACCCTGCCCCAGGATCTTGCCGACCTCAACCAGGCCAAAATCATCCTTCTGGAACTTACCGAGAGGGTAGGTATTACCGCGCGAAAATATGAAAAAAAGGGCAATACGGTTCAAATCACCCTAAAATATAGTGACTTTAAAATCATCACCAGACAAATGACTATCCCCCGCACCAATGCTACTTTAGAAATCTACCATGCCGGCTGTACCCTTTTGGAGGAAAACTGGCAGGCAAAAAAACCTATTCGTCTCCTGGGTATCAGCATCGGCGGGTTTAATCCTGAAGAAAATCCGGAACAGATGTCTCTTTTTGATTTTGCCCCCAAACCCGTCACAGGTGAGCATAATGTGCACAATGAGCGCATTGATCAGGTTATGGATAAAATTCGCGCGAAACACGGTATGGAAAAAATCCACCGTGGCACCATACAAATCTTACATGCTAAGACTGGGCAGGACAAGAATCCTGACCGATAA